In Megalopta genalis isolate 19385.01 chromosome 7, iyMegGena1_principal, whole genome shotgun sequence, a single window of DNA contains:
- the CPT2 gene encoding carnitine palmitoyltransferase 2 has protein sequence MLSIPASHINYMKRQLIKQKKIQTLWQISRNISTQKDEEYQYIKKSKTPTMHFQPSLPRLPIPKLEETCKRYLRAQKPLLSTEQFKETSSSVNEFILKDGIDVHSKLVQKDKKNRCTSYISELWFDMYLRDRKPLPINYNPFLVFVPEDKSEYDVQLVKATNLIISSLRFLKSLKENVLPPEVFHLNSKKSDTDLFHTVTRLLPSKVSWYGAYLFNAYPLDMSQYHNLFNTTRLPKLDKDEIYHDKSARHIVVMRKGHFYCFDVVDENGYIYEPKTIATCIKTILEDDRAPNKSPIGILTTAERNLWANTRAHLSHIGNQKLLQRIDTAIFMMILDDSYTGTDYNKLIKTFLHADGTNRWFDKSFSLIVAQDGYAGINFEHSWGDGVAVLRFFNDVKSDISKKPRFHPTDINHLQKTENVEKLEFAIDNKIQNIIDQQKKDYKDWTQQLSIDHVICNEFGKDQCKKFGVSPDAIMQLAFQLALYYQKNCVAPTYESCSTAAFKHGRTEAIRSCTMETKITCESMTRKTNSLTKSELKQLIVNCSNVHNTLTKEAAMGQGFDRHLFALKKIYEQSNTPMPRIFRDPAYEYINKNVLSTSTLSSPAVLAGGFGPVIDNGYGIGYMIQDRRLGAIVTSYNKYCDSNEYVNCLEQAFKNIHQILT, from the exons ATGTTATCCATCCCAGCAAGCCATATTAATTACATGAAGAGACAATTG attaaacaaaagaaaataCAAACACTGTGGCAAATATCAag aaatatatcTACACAAAAAGATGaagaatatcaatatattaagaAAAGCAAAACACCCACAATGCACTTTCAGCCATCGTTACCACGATTGCCTATTCCGAAGCTCGAGGAAACATGCAAACGATATTTGAGAGCACAGAAGCCTTTATTATCTACTGAACAGTTCAAAGAAACTTCATCCAGTGTCAATGAATTTATTCTTAAAGATGGTATCGATGTGCATAGTAAACTTGTTCAAAAAGATAAGAAAAATCGTTGCACTAGCTATATCAGCGAACTATGGTTCGATATGTATCTTCGAGACCGTAAGCCATTACCCATTAATTACAATCCTTTCTTAGTTTTTGTACCGGAAGACAAATCAGAATACGATGTTCAATTAGTAAAAGCTACAAATCTAATTATCTCGTCATTAAGATTTTTGAAGTCATTGAAAGAGAACGTATTACCACCAGAGGTGTTTCACTTGAATTCTAAAAAATCTGATACTGATTTATTTCACACTGTTACAAGACTGCTTCCATCCAAAGTCAGTTGGTACGGAGCATATCTGTTTAAT GCTTACCCCTTGGACATGTCGCAATATCACAATTTATTCAATACAACAAGATTACCAAAATTAGACAAAGATGAGATTTACCACGATAAATCTGCACGACATATAGTTGTTATGCGAAAAGGGCATTTTTATTGCTTCGATGTAGTAGATGAAAATGGCTACATTTATGAACCGAAAACAATAGCAACGTGTATAAAGACTATTTTAGAAGATGACAGAGCACCCAATAAAAGTCCAATTGGTATACTAACAACTGCCGAACGTAATCTGTGGGCTAACACGAGAGCACATTTGTCGCACATTGGTAATCAGAAGCTATTACAAAGAATAGATACTGCTATATTCATGATGATATTGGACGATTCATATACTGGTACGgactataataaattaattaaaacgttTCTCCATGCGGATGGAACAAACAGGTGGTTCGATAAATCATTTTCATTGATCGTGGCGCAAGATGGATACGCTGGAATAAATTTTGAACATTCTTGGGGAGATGGGGTAGCTGTACTCAGATTTTTTAAC GATGTAAAGTCCGATATATCTAAGAAACCAAGATTCCATCCTACTGATATCAATCACCTTCAGAAAACAGAGAATGTTGAAAAACTCGAGTTTGCTATTGACAATAAAATACAGAATATTATCGATCAGCAAAAGAAAGACTACAAAGACTGGACACAACAATTGAGTATCGATCATGTGATATGTAACGAATTTGGTAAAGACCAGTGCAAGAAATTTGGAGTAAGTCCCGATGCGATTATGCAATTGGCATTTCAGCTAGCTCTATATTACCAGAAGAATTGTGTAGCGCCAACGTATGAATCTTGCAGTACTGCTGCTTTCAAACACGGACGAACAGAAGCTATTAGATCATGTACAATGGAAACAAAAATAACTTGTGAGTCGATGACTCGAAAAACTAATAGTTTAACTAAGTCCGAATtgaaacaattaatagttaaTTGCAGTAATGTTCATAATACGCTTACTAAAGAGGCTGCTATGG GACAAGGATTCGATCGACATTTGTTCGCGTTGAAAAAGATCTATGAACAATCGAACACACCTATGCCAAGAATTTTTAGAGATCCGGCTTacgaatatattaataaaaacgtATTATCTACATCTACCCTTTCGAGTCCAGCCGTACTCGCTGGTGGATTTGGTCCAGTGATAGACAATGGATATGGAATCGG ATACATGATTCAAGACCGAAGACTGGGAGCTATCGTAACAAGTTATAACAAATACTGTGATTCCAACGAGTATGTCAATTGTTTAGAACAGGCGTTTAAAAATATTCATCAAATATTGACATAG
- the Rpt4 gene encoding regulatory particle triple-A ATPase 4, whose amino-acid sequence MQVIRDKAVQDYRKKLLEHREVESRLKEMRDNLKDLTKQYDKSENDLKALQSVGQIVGEVLKQLTEEKFIVKATNGPRYVVGCRRQLDKNKLKSATRVALDMTTLTIMRYLPREVDPLVYNMSHEDPGDVTYSVIGGLSEQIRELREVIELPLLNPELFQRVGITPPKGCLLYGPPGTGKTLLARAVASQLDANFLKVVSSAIVDKYIGESARLIREMFNYARDHQPCIIFMDEIDAIGGRRFSEGTSADREIQRTLMELLNQMDGFDSLGQVKMIMATNRPDTLDPALLRPGRLDRKIEIPLPNEQARLEILKIHAAPISKHGDIDYEAVVKLSDGFNGADLRNVCTEAGLFAIRLEREYVVQEDFMKAVRKVSDNKKLESKLDYKPL is encoded by the exons ATGCAGGTAATAAGGGATAAAGCTGTTCAAGATTACCGAAAAAAGCTTCTCGAACATAGAGAAGTGGAATCTCGATTGAAAGAAA TGCGAGATAATCTGAAAGATTTAACAAAACAGTATGACAAGTCAGAAAATGATTTGAAGGCTTTGCAGAGCGTTGGTCAG ATTGTTGGAGAAGTATTAAAACAACTCACGGaggaaaaat TTATAGTGAAAGCAACTAATGGGCCGCGGTATGTTGTTGGTTGTAGACGACAGcttgataaaaataaattgaaatctgCAACGAGAGTGGCATTGGATATGACTACTCTTACTATAATGCGTTATTTACCTCGCGag GTTGATCCATTAGTGTACAATATGTCCCATGAAGATCCTGGTGATGTTACATATAGTGTAATTGGTGGTTTAAGCGAACAAATAAGGGAGTTGAGAGAAGTTATAGAATTACCACTACTAAATCCAGAACTATTTCAAAGAGTAGGTATAACTCCACCAAAAGGATGCCTCTTATATGGCCCTCCAGGAACTGGGAAAACATTATTGGCTAGAGCTGTAGCCAGTCAGTTGGATGCAAACTTCTTGAAAGTTGTATCGAGTGCTATTGTTGATAAATACATTGGCGAATCTGCACGATTGATTAGAGAGATGTTTAATTATGCGCGGGATCATCAACCATGCATTATATTCATGGACGAAATTGATGCAATTG GTGGCCGCAGATTCTCTGAAGGAACAAGTGCGGATAGAGAAATTCAAAGAACGTTGATGGAACTCTTGAATCAAATGGATGGTTTTGACTCTTTGGGCCAAGTTAAAATGATAATGGCAACAAACAGGCCAGATACCTTGGACCCTGCTTTATTACGACCTGGTAGATTAGACAGAAAAATTGAAATACCTTTACCCAATGAACAAGCACGTCTAGAAATTTTGAAGATTCATGCTGCACCTATATCGAAACATGGAGACATTG ATTATGAAGCGGTGGTTAAGCTTTCCGATGGATTCAATGGAGCCGATTTGAGAAATGTCTGCACCGAAGCAGGGTTATTTGCGATAAGATTAGAAAGAGAATATGTAGTGCAAGAGGACTTTATGAAGGCAGTAAGAAAAGTGTCTGACAATAAGAAACTTGAATCCAAATTGGATTATAAGCCACTCTAA
- the wuho gene encoding tRNA (guanine-N(7)-)-methyltransferase non-catalytic subunit wuho, whose product MSFSICDSDIALCTNEQVVVYNFEHDTDKIIQLPELQTDKSIDSHNNVNIEAFHTITNVTFSNDGKYFFVCTNRKQLCLYEKRNCNLLSNQTLTRAASKVRFTPGNDIVVADKTGDAYLFPSNKSDNAILLLGHLSMLLDVIVTEDEKYIVTTDRDEKIRVSMFPNSYNIMSYCLGHKKFVTNILELPHRRSVLVSCGGDGVLILWNYKCGKSLLSVNFCDKIPKTDIEKFNQKLQDCHLDETVEILPVKHLRLCALNSSSSLAVMSFYDNTLLLVYIISDAEESKFKATYVQSIVADYEPIECHFYKGNFWVLNQVGFQVYKFKQNNFVLGNTTNMKLNKLNSIWKSLRKDSIKQNLFPILYKRKYDNVQEYLERKKTRLSSTVE is encoded by the coding sequence ATGAGTTTTTCTATATGCGACTCCGACATTGCTTTGTGTACCAACGAGCAAGTTGTCGTGTATAATTTCGAACATGATACGGACAAAATAATCCAGTTACCCGAACTTCAAACGGACAAAAGCATCGATTCACACAATAATGTAAATATTGAAGCGTTTCACACTATAACAAATGTAACATTTTCAAACGATGgtaaatacttttttgtttgcACAAATCGCAAACAACTGTGCCTATATGAAAAGAGAAACTGCAATCTTTTATCAAATCAGACACTGACAAGAGCAGCCAGCAAAGTAAGATTTACACCTGGTAATGATATAGTTGTCGCTGACAAAACAGGCGATGCTTATCTATTTCCGAGTAATAAATCTGACAATGCGATATTATTGTTGGGACATTTGTCGATGTTGCTTGATGTAATAGTTACAGAAGATGAAAAATACATTGTTACCACTGATAGAGATGAAAAGATCAGAGTCTCGATGTTTCCAAACTCGTATAATATCATGTCCTATTGTTTAGGGCATAAAAAGTTTGTAACGAATATTTTAGAATTACCTCATCGTAGAAGTGTTTTGGTATCTTGCGGAGGAGATGGGGTTCTTATTTTATGGAACTATAAATGTGGAAAAAGTTTATTATCGGTTAATTTCTGCGATAAAATACCTAAAACAGATATCGAGAAGTTCAATCAAAAGCTTCAGGATTGCCATTTGGATGAAACTGTAGAGATTTTACCTGTTAAACATTTAAGACTCTGCGCACTGAATTCTTCTTCGTCATTGGCTGTGATGAGCTTTTATGATAACACGTTGTTATTAGTTTATATCATTAGCGACGCAGAAGAATCAAAATTCAAAGCTACATACGTTCAATCCATAGTTGCAGACTATGAACCTATAGAGTGCCATTTTTATAAGGGAAATTTCTGGGTACTGAACCAAGTAGGATTTCAAGTATACAAATTCaaacaaaataattttgttcTTGGCAATACAacaaatatgaaactaaataaaTTGAATAGCATTTGGAAATCATTGAGGAAAGATTCCATTAAGCAAAATTTATTTCCAATTTTATATAAAAGAAAGTATGACAATGTACAAGAATATTTGGAGAGGAAGAAGACACGTCTTTCGAGTACTGTTGAGTAA